TTGAAAGCGGTGAGCAAGTCCCCGACACCTTTGACGGCATTGACCTGAACTGGCTTTACGTGGTCGAAAAATGTCCGGACGGCTGTGATGAACGTCGCTTTGAGCTGACGTTTCAAAAGGAACACAAAGACAAAGTCATGACCTTCTACTTGGCCTATGTTGTTCGTCGCGCCGAAGTCATTAAACAAGAGAGCAAGATTCTCAACCTCCGCAACGTTAACTCATACGACCAAGTCGAATTCGAGCACCCGGCTACGTTTGAGACGATAGCCATGGAGCCCGGCCTAAAGCGAAAGATTATAAAGGATTTGGAGAGGTTTGTGAGCAGGAGGGAGTTTTATAAGAAGGTGGGCAAGGCTTGGAAAAGAGGCTACTTGTTGTATGGCCCACCTGGCACTGGAAAATCCAGCTTGATTGCAGCCATAGCTAATTATCTCAAGTTTGATGTGTTTGAATTGGAGCTTGATGCTATTGACAGTGACTCTGAGTTGAAGAGGGCGTTGCTGTCCACTACAAATCGTTCCATTTTGGTGATTGAGGATATTGATTGCTCCGTCAATAAAGATAAGGAAAACCGGGTCAGTACCTACTccttttttgtaaatttttataCTAAGTGACACCGGGAATCGAATCTAGAACCTTGGATCATGggctgaatttttatttttattaattagtatatTTGATagttttgtgattttgttcTGTAAATAATAAAGATTAATATTATATGTTGATATTTGCATGCATGCAGTTCACACTGTCAGGCCTACTAAACTTCATGGATGGTTTGTGGTCAAGTTGCGGAGATGAGAGAATTATTGTGTTCACAACAAACCACAAGGATCGGCTTGACCCTGCATTGTTGCGTCCTGGCAGAATGGATGTCCACATTTACATGGGTTATTGCACCCCAAGTGGGTTTAAGGTTTTGGCCTCCAACTACCTTGGCATTCCTGACTTGGACGGTCATGGCCTTTACGGAGAAATCGTAGGCTTGCTAGAGAGCACAAAGGTTACCCCTGCTGAGATTTGTGAGGAACTACTGAAGACaaatgatgaggatgatgatgaagatgctGATGCTGCTCTCGAAAGACTTGTCGACTTTTTCAAACTCAAGAAGCTTGAAGGTGATAAACCCGAAATTGAAGAGGCAAAAAAGCAGAAAATGGATGTCGATGTTAATAATGTTAATATTTTCAAGAGAGAaactgaagaagaaagaagggagGAAATGGATGTCAAAGTGAATGATGacatagaaaataaatgaTGGTGATATATAGATGCTGGAAAGTGTTTGGTAGCAAAAATCAGTtgtataattaatatatatgtattaattaATCTTCTTCATTATAATGGAAAAAGGTCGAATTAATCATTCCATGGTTAATTGTGGTAAGGTAGTCAAGAAAAAGGAAGGCAAAGAGAAGCAAACAAATGAAGGTACTGGGCGTGAAATTTCTGTGCAACCAAATGAaggctttttttgtttgttgtgcATGTAAATGGTTAGAAAAGAGTCAAGCATGatcatgattcatgattcatgattcatgatAGGAGAAAACTAGTACCCACCCCGCCTCCTACGTTCACTTCACATGATAGGAGAAAAAGAGTCAAGCATTTGTATTGTTATTGTACCACTAGCAGTCCAAAAATAATCAATCAAATATTTATCCAAAACACGAGGAAAGGGATAGACTTTAGTCAACAAGATCACAATAACATACTGGGGATTGTATGCACGCGGTTTTGGGTCTAAACAACTTGCAAATTAAGCCAACCCTCACGTAAATATCCCCTACTTTGatccaattttaatttgtaaaaGATGTGATTAGAGAAGGTGCATGTATACATTTTGACTGATAAAAAGGCTACAGTCAAGACCAATAGGGCGTTGTGGCTCAAGTTTTTGGTGTGCTCTCAAGTGATCTAAGTTCAAGTCTCATTGTACTTATGCGTGtgagtttttcatttctcttttctaactttggcccaaaaaaaatataaaaactacAATCAAGTGGTATTGTCTTAacaaaaatttggcaaaataGTCGTTTCAAGAATTTATGTTGGTGGATGTGGTCACCACAATACTTCTTCAAATGGTGATGGTGATATAATTCATTTGAGCACCTGGGTTGTTTTAGGATTTCGACTATTTTGAATTCATGGAATTTATTTGAGATGATACTTAATTATATAATGATGTGGACTATTAATTTTGGTGCGGTTTTTGtcggtttttattttggttttagagaCTTTGGTCAGATTGGAAACCAGAAAAAAAGGCAGACTAACAAGAGGAAGGCAAGGAGAAGCAACCACGAACCAGCAGCTTATGGGGTTTGATGCATGTCAGGGATATGGACCCACTCCACAGTGAAAACTTGCCGTGGATGCAGGTGCAGCACGCGTAGGCACAAATGCCCTGGAAATTGTACTGGGCTATGGCTAGCCCCCTGTCTTGTTTATGTCATACTTGGAGTTGTGGGGTCTACCCAAACGCGGTTGTGGGTCTAAAAACAGCTTGCAAAGTAAGCAACCTctcaactatatatatatagaaacgTCCCCACAACACCATCCACACCTTGTTCTCAAGCtgtgtgtctctctctctctcccttgcTGCATCAATCCATCCGCCATGAATTTTATCTTGGAGCAGCTCCTGCTTCTCATTTCCACTGCCCTCAATTACCTTGCTATCCTTATCTCCCCTCGTCATGATCTTCATGATCGTCATGAGGACCTTACTTTCATCATCCGCCAGGACTACAGGCCACCCAACCAAGTCTACGACGCCGCCGAGCGCT
Above is a genomic segment from Prunus dulcis chromosome 7, ALMONDv2, whole genome shotgun sequence containing:
- the LOC117635451 gene encoding uncharacterized protein LOC117635451 → MNYHHGLTLIIREEGSPSNQVYDAAHLYLPTIQLINPSTRTIGVTKTPRRETVKLAIESGEQVPDTFDGIDLNWLYVVEKCPDGCDERRFELTFQKEHKDKVMTFYLAYVVRRAEVIKQESKILNLRNVNSYDQVEFEHPATFETIAMEPGLKRKIIKDLERFVSRREFYKKVGKAWKRGYLLYGPPGTGKSSLIAAIANYLKFDVFELELDAIDSDSELKRALLSTTNRSILVIEDIDCSVNKDKENRFTLSGLLNFMDGLWSSCGDERIIVFTTNHKDRLDPALLRPGRMDVHIYMGYCTPSGFKVLASNYLGIPDLDGHGLYGEIVGLLESTKVTPAEICEELLKTNDEDDDEDADAALERLVDFFKLKKLEGDKPEIEEAKKQKMDVDVNNVNIFKRETEEERREEMDVKVNDDIENKLCVSLSLPCCINPSAMNFILEQLLLLISTALNYLAILISPRHDLHDRHEDLTFIIRQDYRPPNQVYDAAERYLPTIDLINPSTRTIQVSKTPRQETVKLAMESGEQVPDTFEDINLNWRYVVETFRDGSVEHRFELTFQKKHKEKVMSSYLPYVVGRAEAIKKEEKILKLSNLTSSSVDLEHPATFETIAMEPDLKRKIMKDLDRFVARREFYKKVGKAWKRGYLLYGPPGTGKSSLIAAMANHLKFDVFDLELASIRSDSHLKSVVLSTTNRSILVIEDIDCSVHNKDNRFTLSGLLNFMDGLWSSCGDERVIVFTTNHKDRLDPVLLRPGRMDVHIHMSYCTPSAFRILASNYLGIQDFDSHRLKGEIVGLLESTKVTPADICEDFLKENDDDVDVDDDDDVDAALERVVKFLKLRKLEGANNVDETETQEEEKAGNGPESE